Proteins co-encoded in one Nitrospirota bacterium genomic window:
- a CDS encoding NAD(P)H-dependent glycerol-3-phosphate dehydrogenase, giving the protein MMAYISVIGAGSWGTALSILLAEKGYDVSLWIHEEELAEEMERERVNRLYLPEATLPDNIKITHQLQRALHRSRYVICAVPTQFVRSVFKEAVGYLEKSAVVVSASKGMEQGTLLTVSSILKQLTHHETAVISGPSFAKEVIKKLPTAVTLAVKERAAGLLLQEIFNTDYFRVYTHHDVLGVELGGALKNVIAIASGISDGLGLGLNARATLITRGLAEITRLGVKMGADAKTFAGLSGMGDLVLTCTGNLSRNYTVGHKLGQGMKLKEILSEMRAVAEGVATSVSACELAVKYDVEMPIVEQVCLMLHKDKPPLVAVRELMTRPLKEEFYY; this is encoded by the coding sequence CTGATGGCTTATATAAGTGTTATAGGTGCCGGTAGCTGGGGCACGGCCCTGAGTATACTGCTTGCAGAAAAGGGCTATGATGTCTCGCTCTGGATTCATGAAGAAGAGCTTGCAGAGGAGATGGAGCGTGAAAGGGTAAACCGGCTTTACCTGCCTGAAGCCACGCTGCCTGACAATATTAAGATAACGCATCAGCTTCAGCGTGCACTTCACAGGTCGAGATATGTGATATGCGCGGTTCCCACCCAGTTTGTGAGGTCGGTCTTTAAGGAGGCTGTAGGATATCTTGAGAAGAGTGCTGTTGTTGTAAGCGCTTCCAAGGGGATGGAACAAGGGACGCTATTGACCGTCTCCTCGATCCTGAAGCAGCTTACACACCATGAGACGGCCGTGATCTCAGGGCCGAGCTTTGCCAAAGAGGTCATAAAAAAGCTTCCCACTGCCGTTACCCTTGCAGTGAAGGAGAGGGCTGCCGGGTTGCTGCTTCAGGAGATATTTAATACGGATTATTTCAGGGTGTATACGCATCACGATGTCCTGGGTGTTGAGCTGGGCGGTGCCCTGAAAAACGTTATTGCCATAGCTTCCGGTATATCGGACGGCCTTGGCCTTGGCCTGAATGCAAGGGCCACGCTCATAACAAGGGGGCTTGCAGAGATTACCCGTCTTGGTGTAAAGATGGGTGCTGATGCAAAGACCTTTGCAGGTCTCAGCGGAATGGGCGACCTTGTGCTTACGTGTACGGGGAATCTGTCAAGGAACTATACTGTAGGCCATAAGCTTGGTCAGGGCATGAAGCTGAAAGAGATACTGTCTGAGATGAGGGCTGTTGCAGAGGGGGTTGCAACCTCGGTTTCAGCCTGCGAGCTTGCAGTTAAATATGATGTTGAGATGCCTATTGTGGAGCAGGTCTGCCTTATGCTTCACAAGGACAAGCCTCCCCTTGTTGCTGTAAGGGAGTTGATGACGAGACCGCTGAAGGAGGAGTTCTATTATTGA